In Gordonia sp. SL306, the genomic window CCTTCACCATGACCTGGTTCAGCGGCCAGTTCCACGGTGTGATGAAACCGCAGACGCCGATCGGCTCCTTCACGATCCGCGACGACCCGCGGTCTTCGGAGAAGCTGAACGTCGGCAGCTGTGCCGCGGCGGTCATCAGGTGGGCGAGCCCGATGGGGACCTGGACGTTGTTGGCCAACCCGTTCGGCGCGCCCATCTCCTCGGTCACCGCCGCGGCGAGTTCGGGCATCCGCTTCTGGTACTCGGCGACCACCGCGTTGAGGATTCCGACGCGCTCGTCGACGCTGGTCTGGCTCCAGGTGGTGAATGCCTTACGTGCCGCCTGCACCGCGGTGTCGACATCGGCGGCCGTGCCGAGTGCGACGTGGCCGGCGGCCTTCTCGGTCGCGGGGTTGATCACGTCGATCAGATTGAGTTCGGTGGGCTCGACCCACTGGCCGTCGATGTAGAACTTGGTGATTTCGCGCATGGTGATCCTCCATATCCGCGGGGTGTTGTCGACACCACACTATGCCTGCCTGCAGAGTGCCGGGGCAGCCTTTGAGGAAACGTTTGTTGTCAGATTTCCGTCTCGGTCTGAGACGGTGCGCCACCACCTGGTCAGTAGGCTTGGATCATGATCTTCATCGTCGCGAAGTGGCCCGTGAAGCCCGAATACGTCGAGCAATGGCCCGATCTCGTTCGGGAGTTCACGCAGGCCACCCGGGCCGAAGCGGGAAACAAGTGGTTCGAATGGTCACGCAGCCTCGACGAGCCCTCCACCTACGTCCTCGTCGAGGCCTTCGACGACGACGCCGCGGAGGCCCATGTCACCAGTGAGCACTTCCGCGCGGCGACCGCGCAGCTGCCGAAGTACCTCACGCGGACGCCCGACATCGTCAACGCCACCATCGATCAGGAGACGTGGTCCGAGCTCGGGGAGATGTCGGTCGACGGCTAGCATGCTCACAAGTTCTGGTTGTGGGCACACAAGGTGTGGGCGTCTACCGGCGCAGGACGTGCTCGGCGAGGGTTGATCCATGACCTCCGCAGCCCTTGTCGACCGACGGTTCCTCGGCGAGCTCGAGCGCCCCGGCCAGGTGTTCGAACACCTCACCCCCAACTGGTTCGCCGCCGTCATGGGCACCGGCATCGTGGCCAACGCGGCGGTCTCGCTGCCTCTGCAGTCGGGCATCCTTACCGCGTTCGCCACGATGATCTGGGTCGTGGCCGCCGTGTTGCTGATCGCGATCTCCACGGGGTTCGTCGTGCACTGGGTCCGGCATCCACACGCCGCGCGACACTATGCGGCCCATCCGGTGATGTCGCAGTTCTACGGCGCCGTGCCGATGGCCGTTCTCACCGTCGGTGCCGGGGCCGTGCATCTCGGTGCACCGCTGCTGGGATCGACGGTCGCCGTCAGCCTGGGCTCGGTCCTGTGGGCGGTCGGAACGGTGCTCGGCGTGGCGACGAGCATCTGGGTTCCGTTCACCATGATGACCCGCACACGGCAACACGAGGTGCATGCACTCCCGGCCTGGCTGATGCCGGTCGTGCCGCCGATGGTATCCGCGTCGACCGGTGCGGCATTGCTGGCCCATGTGCCGGAAGGTCAAGCGAGACTTGCCATGCTGTCGTCGTGCTACGCGCTGTTCGGCCTGAGTCTGATACTGGGCATGATGACCATGACGATGGTCTATTCGCGGCTGGTTCACGGTGGGGTGCCGGTTGCCCAGTCGGCGCCGACGATCTGGATCACGCTGGGGATGATCGGGCAGTCCATCACGGCCGCGAATCTCCTCGGTGCCCAGGCCGGCCTGGTCTTTGCCGGGGCGATGGCACCGATAGCGCTGGGGCTCAAGATCTTCGGGATCATCTACGGCCTGGCGATGGGGGGCTTCGGAGCGGCGATGTTCGCCCTTGCGACGGCGATCACCGTACGCACGGTACGCCAGGGCCTGCCGTTCGCGCTCACCTGGTGGAGCTTCACGTT contains:
- a CDS encoding putative quinol monooxygenase — its product is MIFIVAKWPVKPEYVEQWPDLVREFTQATRAEAGNKWFEWSRSLDEPSTYVLVEAFDDDAAEAHVTSEHFRAATAQLPKYLTRTPDIVNATIDQETWSELGEMSVDG
- a CDS encoding TDT family transporter — protein: MTSAALVDRRFLGELERPGQVFEHLTPNWFAAVMGTGIVANAAVSLPLQSGILTAFATMIWVVAAVLLIAISTGFVVHWVRHPHAARHYAAHPVMSQFYGAVPMAVLTVGAGAVHLGAPLLGSTVAVSLGSVLWAVGTVLGVATSIWVPFTMMTRTRQHEVHALPAWLMPVVPPMVSASTGAALLAHVPEGQARLAMLSSCYALFGLSLILGMMTMTMVYSRLVHGGVPVAQSAPTIWITLGMIGQSITAANLLGAQAGLVFAGAMAPIALGLKIFGIIYGLAMGGFGAAMFALATAITVRTVRQGLPFALTWWSFTFPVGTCVTGMSALGIALGSTPIRGLADVLYVVLVIAWGIVATRTAHAAYIGRVFRPA